The nucleotide sequence GCCGAAGGTGCGCCAGCCGAGGTGGCTGCGGGCCCAGTACCGGCGCCGGGCCCGGGCGCCGCCGGTGAAGTCCTGGTAGGTCATCGGGGTATGCCGGCTCAGGCTCCCGCCCTCGCCCCGGTAGTCGGGGATGCCCGACTCCGTGGAGATGCCCGCCCCACTGAGCACCAGCACCCCGCCGGTGCTCAGCGTGTCGGCGACCGGCGCCAGGTCCGTGGTGCCCGGCGGCAGGTCCTCGACGGGGGTCCAGCTCAAAGTGGGGCGCATGCGCATGCCGCCAGGGTACGGAACAGGCCGCCACCACCCACGTCCGCCGTCGATTCCCGAGCAACGCGGCGGAGCGCCCGGTGGCCCACGGTACGACCGCCGCGGTCCCCGGACATGGTGGGATGTCTCAGCCGCGTATGGTCACGCCGTGGCGCGTACGCAGTCGGCGCAGCTCCCACAGGGAGAGCCCGGTCACCGAGAGCGGACCGCCGAACAGGGAGCAGAACTGGACCCACAGCGGCCCGCTCGGCATACCGCTCCCGGTCACGTTGAAGACGGCGGTCACCCAGACGATCACCATGGTGATCACGGCCGGCAGCGCGGCGTGCACATAGGCGGTGTTGAAGGCGGAGCGCGCGACGTAGGCCGAGGCCAGGAAGAAGAACGGCAGCAGCCACACCACGAACCAGAGCGCCGGGACGGCGGCCACGAACAGCCATACCCCGTGCAGCCCGTGCAGCAGCGTGGTGCCCAAGATCAGGTATATCGAGCCGGCGAGGACGGCCACGGTCAGGACGTACCACCCGACGGTCTTGAACGGGACGCCGAGCCGGGAGCGCAGCATCCGCCGCCGCTCCGCGGGTGCGTAGCGGATGAAGAGGGCGATCACCACCGGTCCGGCGATGATCAGCAGGACCGGGGTCAGGATGATTTGGGCGACGCTCTCGTTGGCCTTGCCCTCCAGGCCGTCGTCCGACCCGTACACGTAGTAGAGCGCGATCGTCGCGAGGACGCCGATCGCCGTGCGGGTGATCTGGACGCGGTTGACCACGGGGTCGTGCACGCGCCCGCCGCCGTCCTGGTCGAACAGTCGCCGCGCGGCCCGGTGCACCGAGCGGGCCAAGGGGACGATCAAGAAGAGGAAGGGCACCCGCCGGTACCCGCGCCGACCCCTGGGCGCGGGCCGGTAGGGCCCGGGCGGCGGGGGCGGGGGCCCGTAGGGGTTCGGTGGCGGCGGCCCGTACGGATCCGGCGCCGGTGGCGGTCCGTACGGATCCGGTGTCGGCGGCGGCCCGTGCGGACCGGGTGCCGGCGGCGGCCCCCATTGATTGCCTCCCTGCCCGGGGCCGTTCGGCAGACCCCATCCCCCCGTTGCCATCGCGATTCCTCCTCGCCCCTGCGGCCCATGCGTTCGACCGCTCATTTTTCGCCAGTGGCCGGGGAATTGTAAGGCACGCGGTTGAAGTCCTGCCGGGTCGCGCGGGGCAGGGGGTTCATTCCCTTGCCAGCGCCGCCAGCACGGTGGCGGCCAGCGCCGCACGGGTGACCATGCCCGGCACCGAGGTGTTCTCCGAGCGGGCGTGTGCGCCCGAGCCCACCGCGCCGATACCGTCCAGGACCGGTGTGCCCTGGGCCACGACGAAGTTGCCGTCGCTGGCCCCGCCGACCGACGCCTCGGGCAGGTCGTGTCCGAGCAGTGCGGCGCACCGGCGTGCCAGCTCGGCGAGTGCGGCGACGCCTTCCGTGCGTTCGAACA is from Streptomyces hygroscopicus and encodes:
- a CDS encoding membrane protein; the protein is MATGGWGLPNGPGQGGNQWGPPPAPGPHGPPPTPDPYGPPPAPDPYGPPPPNPYGPPPPPPGPYRPAPRGRRGYRRVPFLFLIVPLARSVHRAARRLFDQDGGGRVHDPVVNRVQITRTAIGVLATIALYYVYGSDDGLEGKANESVAQIILTPVLLIIAGPVVIALFIRYAPAERRRMLRSRLGVPFKTVGWYVLTVAVLAGSIYLILGTTLLHGLHGVWLFVAAVPALWFVVWLLPFFFLASAYVARSAFNTAYVHAALPAVITMVIVWVTAVFNVTGSGMPSGPLWVQFCSLFGGPLSVTGLSLWELRRLRTRHGVTIRG